In Janthinobacterium sp. B9-8, the genomic stretch GCAAGCGAGCAGCTGTTGTAATACTGGTGGCGGTACATCCAGCATATCGATTTGCTGCGCTTGAATAAGCTCGAGCAAGGCCTGTGCATCACGCCGCAATTCTTCATCGCAAAGATGTAACTCATGGCCCAAAAGTAAAAAGAACAGCGGCTCCCAAGAAGCATCAAATGAGAACGACGTGCTATGCGCCGCACGCACTCTGCGCCCGCCAAGGCGCTGCATCATGTCCGCAATAAAACCATGCTGATGAGAGATCAGTAAATTAACTAAACTGCCGTGGCTAACCATCACCCCCTTAGGCTTACCGGTCGATCCGGAGGTATAAATAATGTAGGCAAGATCCCTTTTATTTAAAGGAGCAGCCCTTTCGCTATCACTGACCGGCAGTGCAGATAAAGCAGACAATTGCGCCATGCAATCCGGCGAATCTAGATATAAAGCCTGTGCCTGCAAAGGTAGATCGCAATCGCTTAAAGCCAGCAGCAGAGCGGGCTGTGCATCGTCGCACAGCATGGCCAAACGATCTTTTGGGTAATCCAGATCCAGCGGCAAATAAGCCGCGCCTGCCGACAATACCGCCAACACAGACACCACCGAATCCACACTGCGTGGCAAGGCAATGGCGACAATATCGCCTCGGCCTATCCCTTGCTGCATCAGCAGGCGGGCAAGGCGCGCTACTTTGGCGCTTAGCGCGCTAAAATCCAGCGTTTCCGCCCCAAAAACTAGCGCCTTATACCCGGCAGAACGCACAGCCTGCTGCTGAAACAGATCAACAACGGTATTTATTTCAGGCAGCGCAATCGCAGGCCCGGCTGACCATTTATCCAGCCTTGCTGTTTCGGCAGGGGCCAATAAGGCCAGCGTATCAATTGGCGCATGCGGGCTGGCCATCAGAGCATTTAAATATGCGCTTAAACGTTCACAATGTAATGCCAGCTCTTCTGGCTGATAGCGATCCGGATTAGCTGTAAGGCTCAGCACCAGCAGCTGTTCTTCCAGCGCAATACCAAACTCCAGATCATCAACCGGGCCTGCAGCCAGGATATGCGTCGTGGCTTGCAAGCCGCCCAATTGCAGGCTTTGCTCGTAAATCTTCAAATTAATACTTGGCCCGTACAAGGGGCGGCGGCTGGTTCCCATGTCCCGCTGCACCTGCTCAGCATCATAACGCTGGTGCCTGCGTACCCGCTGTAGCTCTAAAGCCAAGCGTTTGGCCAGCTCGCACAGGCTTAGCTGAGTATCCACTCTAAGCTGCAAGGGCAATACATTTACCACAGGGCCAATTGCATTAAGCGCGGCGGATCCCATGCGGCGCATAAAGGGCATCCCTAAAACCGGCCTTGCTGATCCCGTCATCCGGGATAAATAAGCAAAAATGCCTGCCATCAGTAATTCTGGCTCGCTCACATCGCCCGGCAAGCCCGCCCTTCTTTGCAGCTGAAAGCTTTGTTTTAAGGCATTCACATTGGCAAAAGACTGGCCGCCATGATGGGCAGTCAAAGAAACCGGCAGCGCTAAATCGGCGCTATATTCCTGCCAGAACTGCCGATCACGCTGGTAAAGCGCGGACTGCTGATAGGCCTGATATTCATCGACCACACGGGCAAAAGATACAAAGGGCGTTGCGCTAAGGGCATGGCCTTGTTGCAAATCGGTATAGAGCGCAGCAATCCGCCGTGTTAGCGCACTAAAGCTATAGCCATCAACGCACACATGGTGATAGCGCTGATACCAGAACCAGCGCTCATTGCCCGCTGTCCCTAATTTAAAAATAATATGCCGGTAAAGCGCCTGCCCCGAATCAGCAGGCTGGGCCTGATCAAGATCGGCATGCATCAGCGCCAGCGCCGTAGCGGGTGCATCGTTTTGATCGCTTAAATCTAAGTATTCGGCATCAGGCAAACAATCTGCATCTACAGCCAGCGGCAAATATTGCACAGGGCCGGAATCACCGTCCTGAAAACGCGCATGCAGCGTATCTGCTTCGCTCAGGCCAAGCCGGATAGCACGTTGCAGGCAAGCTATGTCTAGCCGGCCTTGCAGCTCTGCATAATGCGCAACGGTATAGCCATTTTTTACCGGAGATATCTGATCAGCCAGCCAAATGCCCAGTTGTGATCCAACGATGGGCAATTCCAGCTCGCTCTCTGCCGAGGAGTTCTGCGTAACAGTACTAAACAAGATGCCTATTCCCTTTAAAAGTAGATCCGCTGCTTGCAGACTAAAAATCAATACGCTTACTGGGTAACGCGAATATCAAGCCAATTCAATTCAATATATTCAAGGCAACGGGCATGGCCCTCTGGCCCCAATACCGAGCTCCAGCCTACTGGCACCGCAGCAAAATCAGGCCACAGGCTGTATTGCCCCAAGGCGTTTTTCAATACCAGGAAATCCTGGCTCTCATCATCAAAAGGATTAACCTGCTCATTGCTCATGCTTTGAATCTCCGCTTAAAACCGGTTTAAAAATGGACTGACTTCAGTACGGTATTTATTTGCACGGCGCTAATAGCTCACTCAGCCCGTCGAGCAGGCCTCCCCGCCAGCACAGCCAATCGTGCCCGCCTTCAAACAGGCGGTAATTCACCTGATGGCCAGCCTGCAATAAGGCATCGCGCATGGTTTCATTGACATCAATCATCACGTCTTCACGGCTACCTACTTCCTGAAAAACCTTTAATGCACGCACAGCCGGTGCCAAGCCCGGCAACTGCTCGGCAAGCTGCCCTATGCTCCCCGGCTTGCGGCTTGCTGGCTGATTAGGTGGCATTTTTAGAATATCGTTGTAAGGCCACCAGAAAGAGCCTGACTGGCTTAGCACGCATCCAAAGCGCTCAGGCCAGTGCAAGGCCGCATACATGGCTGCCAGCCCGCCATAGCTTTGCCCTGCAAGCACTGTGCGCTCCGGGTCATTGCTACACGGCGCAATATCCTGAATCAGGGGTAAGAGCTCGCTCTGCACCGCCAGCCAGAATGAGGCATTGCAGGGCAGCTCGCGGCCGCGTTGCTCGCCATCAATCACATCAATCAGCACATATACGGCAGCGGGCAGCTGCCCCTGCTCAGTGGCCCGATCAATCGCAGCATAAACAGGCATACGCTTGGCCCAGTGCTGTCCATCAAGCAGCAACACCAAAGCACGCTCGCTCTGTGCCTCGCCTGTCTGGTAAACCCAAACCTTGCGCTGATTGGCCAAGATGACGCTATGCCAATCCAGCTCGCAAAGCCCTGCCTTATCATCCTCGCCGCACCTATCCGCATGCCGCCAAGCCGCCTGTGGCGGTGCTTCGGGTAAATGCAGCGCCGACATTGCAGAGCGCCATGCGCCAGCACTGGGAGACTGCAAATTCAAAGGATCTGCCTGCGCCGCCTCAGCCATTGAGCGCCACCAGCTTCGCTGGCGGCTGGCTTGCTCAGCGGGGGCCAGCTCTGAAAACACAGGTAGCTGAGATGCAGCCACGGGCATCAGGCTATAGCTACCCCGCCAATCTGCGGGCAGTTGCACCTGCCAATACCAGATATCACTGCCCGCTATTCTGGCCAGCGATTGCGGGTCTGCACGGTGGTGATCAGTGACCGAATTAACGTCGATATAAACTCTGGCCAGCGTTGAGCTCGATTCATCGCCTGCCGGATCACGCCATAAAAAAGTAATCCACACCTGATGATTAAGGCATTCCTCAATAAGCGGCGTGCCCTGCTCTGCAATCTGCTGCCACCAGCTTTCGCTGCCAGCATTGCTTGCTTTCAGCAGATTCATGGCTTGGCTTGCTTCTGAATTTAAGTTCCACAACATCACCCTTTTCATCCTTTTTGCTGCCTTTATCATAACGGCATTATTGCACATTGTAATGAGAAGTATTATCATTTCATCGCTGCAATTTATTACATATCACCAAAAAATTACAATTTTCTAGAAAAGAACCGCCAGATGACCCAAGGGGCGCTTGTAAGGAAGAGAAATAATTAAGTCAGATTGCTTCATCTTGGTGTGCAATAAAATGCCTCGCAGCCTGTCGGACTTAAGCGATCGTAGCGAGGGAAAGACCGGTTTGAGACAGACTTCATGCCAGCAAGCCATACCCAGCCCACGGCTATGAATGATTACGCCTGTAAGCGCTCACATCACCTCTAACGGAAACACAAATGAAATACCCAACCCGGCATTACTCATTACTGTTAGCAACCAAGCTGGCACTTGCGTGCTTAGGCGGAGCCACGCTGACCAGCGTTGCCTATGCTTC encodes the following:
- a CDS encoding MbtH family protein, whose protein sequence is MSNEQVNPFDDESQDFLVLKNALGQYSLWPDFAAVPVGWSSVLGPEGHARCLEYIELNWLDIRVTQ
- the fes gene encoding enterochelin esterase: MLWNLNSEASQAMNLLKASNAGSESWWQQIAEQGTPLIEECLNHQVWITFLWRDPAGDESSSTLARVYIDVNSVTDHHRADPQSLARIAGSDIWYWQVQLPADWRGSYSLMPVAASQLPVFSELAPAEQASRQRSWWRSMAEAAQADPLNLQSPSAGAWRSAMSALHLPEAPPQAAWRHADRCGEDDKAGLCELDWHSVILANQRKVWVYQTGEAQSERALVLLLDGQHWAKRMPVYAAIDRATEQGQLPAAVYVLIDVIDGEQRGRELPCNASFWLAVQSELLPLIQDIAPCSNDPERTVLAGQSYGGLAAMYAALHWPERFGCVLSQSGSFWWPYNDILKMPPNQPASRKPGSIGQLAEQLPGLAPAVRALKVFQEVGSREDVMIDVNETMRDALLQAGHQVNYRLFEGGHDWLCWRGGLLDGLSELLAPCK